The genomic region GCACCAAAGTCCAAAACCACAATTCGATGATTACCATTTCTCACCATCAGATTAGCTGGTTTAATATCCCGATGAATCAAAGGTGGGTTTTGAGAATGAAGATAATCCAGAATCTCACAGGTTTGCACCATCCAGGCGATCGCCTGGGTTACCGTTACAGGTCCACCATGGGATACAACTTTTTCTAAATCCTGTCCCTGGATTAATTCCATGGCCAAGAATTTTTTCCCCCCTTCCACAAAAAAATCGTAATATTTAGGGATTCCCGGATGATGGAGACATTTCAGCGTACTTGCTTCTCGCTCAAATAGTTCCTGAGCTTTTGCAATTCCGCTCATGTCTCTGTTCATTTGTTTCAGAACTAAAAGCTGTGGTACTCCCGTAGTTGTACCCGCACTATCCCAAGCTAGATAGGTAGTACCCATACCTCCCTGTCCTAAAATACGTAACATTTGATAATGACGTATTTGTTTAATAATAGATATAGGCTGACCACAGTGCACACAAAAAATGTTATTGGGTAAATTTCCTTCGTGTTTACAAGATAAGGGTGAGACTTGACCCATCACTTGTGGTGCCATCCAAGGGGGATTGGTCAAGTTAGGTATGTTTTGTATTTGAAAGCGTACTATAGGACCACCCTGTGCCAACTGCAACAGATAATTATCCATCAACCTACACTTTGAAGTTAGTACACCATTGACAAAAGTCCCATTTGTCCCCCGACTAACTATTTGCCAGCTATCAACATCTCCAGCCTCTGGGAGTTTTTTTAGTT from Cylindrospermopsis curvispora GIHE-G1 harbors:
- a CDS encoding FHA domain-containing serine/threonine-protein kinase, translated to MVILTLLDPQYQTPVQEWRFENTTLIRIGRAVDNHVVLHSNLVSRYHLELKKLPEAGDVDSWQIVSRGTNGTFVNGVLTSKCRLMDNYLLQLAQGGPIVRFQIQNIPNLTNPPWMAPQVMGQVSPLSCKHEGNLPNNIFCVHCGQPISIIKQIRHYQMLRILGQGGMGTTYLAWDSAGTTTGVPQLLVLKQMNRDMSGIAKAQELFEREASTLKCLHHPGIPKYYDFFVEGGKKFLAMELIQGQDLEKVVSHGGPVTVTQAIAWMVQTCEILDYLHSQNPPLIHRDIKPANLMVRNGNHRIVVLDFGAVKEIGSGSGTRIGAEGYCAPEQERGQPLTQSDLYAVGPTLIFLLTGQNPLKFFRPKGKGFCFDVQNIPTITPKIQKVIERVTEPLPGNRFQSAQDLAQALLEC